AAGGTTtggtaaagaaaaattaaagttaaaaatcCATGAAGGATAAATAGAATGACATAATAAAGCCAACGAATCACAAGACCTTCCTGAATAAACTAATGAAAATAAACCAAATGAAATATGAACTGAGACAGTCGCTGTCTGACTTATTTGAACATCGCTGGAGAAtgcacaaaattatttttctccttCTCAACAAACTTCAGTGAATGACCTTCTGACAACCTTGCAAGAGCAAAATTAAATTGATAACGCAGTTGATATTAACGGGTGACACTCTAtgataacaaagagcaaaaacatGGTTGCGCTGATAGCAGGTCTTACTTTTCAAATCTCAACACGGAATCTGTGCCAGACCGCTATCTAGACAACTGGCGCTAGTTCTCAGCGGTGGGCGCCACTTCGAGACCTGAAACGCTAAATTTAATCACACTAATCTGTCGCCTATGACATGTTCTCGGTCGTATATATATGAGAAACCACAAGTCGTGTCTTACTTCATTAGTTGCAACAGCTGAAAAGTTAACGACTATAAACTTGTCTTCATCAACGCTCATCCGCCGAAAACATGGTTAAATTTGTTCTGCTTACATTTGCCTGCACTCTCGTTCTTGTTAGTGTAGAATGTACGTTAACTCTCCCTATCTCTTTCATACTTCCCATTCTTGGCTATATAACAAACtgattttaaagaataaaaactctACTATAAGGTATTTTAGCTCAGCGCTTCACTGAAATGTCTGATCATAATAAATgtaatctaatttaatttataactTAAAAATGCAATTTATGACTAACCTGGATGAAATGAAGTCGATCAGTAATTCCTCTTCCAGCTAAGGCGGAAAAGATATGCCCAGACCCTGTAGCAATCGAACCTTGCACTTGCAAGATGGAAAATGACGACCTGTTCTTGGACTGCTCTCTCGTAACGTCCGAGGAACAACTGGCTGAGATCCTGGGACAGCCACTCCCATCCTACGACTTCAAGTCGTTCAGCATCTTTGACAACTGGAATCTGAGAACTATTCCTACAGGAACCTTCGGCAGCCTGACCTTCGAGGAGGTGCAACTGAAAGGAGGCAGCATAGAGGTCATAGAGCCCGGGGCGTTGCTTGGCAGCGTCCACACGCTCAAGAAGCTGAGCATCTTCAACCACGAGTTATGGTCATTCCCATTCGAGGAGGTGGAGCTCTACATGCAGCTGGGTTCCCTGAAATTCGACTACAACAGACTGGAGGAGCTCCCTGCCCTGAAGTCCTCCACACTCTATAAACTGGATTTGAGCCGAAATCCTCTCGCGTCCGTCCATGAAGATGTCCTGCAGGGTCTTCCCAATCTGATGGCTGTCTCTTTTGAGGCCTGCGAGTTGACTGCCGTTCTTCCAGGTAGCTTGCTGGAAAAAGAATTGGGTTGAATTAtggagcttgagagagagagagagagagagagagagagagagagagagagagagagagatgtgaggaaACATTCACTGAGAATAACGAAACTCTTCttacagatagacagacagatatactATAAATCCCGTTGTGCAACAAAGACTACACATGAAATTAAAAACTCAAAAACGCTACCTTATGAAAAAATTAGCTAAGTTACTACATATTTAACTACTTTAACAAGAAAAGAGTTTGCTTCCCGGGCAAACATATAAAGCATTTTCAACCAAATAAGTAAGGCTCCTGTGAAGTTTGGCAATTGCCGATAAATCCTTTGGTCATGAAgggatatataattctatatctcTACATGACCAAAAATAAGACTATTTATCTTCGGGAAAATTTCCTCTCACTTTAATGTTACATTTGTCCATAAATTCTAGATATTTCTACATAATATCCTTACATGCAGAGATAAAGCTATGGTTATTTACTTAATCCATCTTGTTtaagtatatgtacacacacacacggagataTGGATATGCACATatcaatacacacatatatatagtgtttactGGAGGCATTCCACATATATTTTGGAGTCCAGatgtaagtatttttttcttgaacCGCTCCTAAGTAAACACTTTATTGACTTTTTCTCCCCAGGCACCTTCACGCGACTGCCGAAGCTAAACACGGTGAATTTGTATTCAAACAACATTACCCACATTCCCTCCGGTCTCATGGAACTCCACGGGACCGACTCGTATGTTTACATGGGGATCAACAGTGTTGCCACAATCGACGTTGGTGCTATTCTTGGTAAGAGCTCTCGTGGAAGGTACTCGAATGTAAGTATGTACAGGCCGGTCTTGCCCATGGTAATACCATTAACAGTTCCGCTTTCTAGGTAATGTAATTGTAGTATGATGTACTTAGACTTTCGTTATTAGGCCTACCTTTTTTGCCGCCACTTTCCACgtaattatattctttttcaCCTGTTGGCTTGCAGATATGCATTTTCTGCTAACAATGAAAATCCTCTTGTTATGCTAATTATGCCTTCAGTTTTCGAGTCTATTTCCATAAATCGACAGCACTACGCGGAACAATGTGGCATTCGTATTAATTCCCACGAGGCCGAAACCCGGGTACAAAATGAGAGTTACTAAAGCTTCATCCAGCTTTCAATCAGTCTCATTGATatgcaatatattaatataattttagaaaGTCTTAACTTTTCAGGCGTGTCCCACTTCTTTGATTTAGACTTCAACGATCTGACTGAAGTTGAAGAAGGCGTGTGGAGGCCGATGCTGGAACGAGGGACTGGAATCTATTTAGTAGGTAAGTCTGCTAAAGTATCTGTAAATTCCTTGCTAAGAGCGTATTATCAAAAAAATTTAAACGTAAAAGATGGTTTGCGAAAATATAATCTTATTCCGTGACcagcgtaacttttttttttcttgaaagctCCGAGTCAGACAAACAATAGTCCAGAGTCAATATTTGTCCTATATTTTGCCGAATTGTCAATCGATGCAACACATTAACATTAACAAAAATAACTCTCCGCTTAAATTGCCAGTCCACGTTTGACTGCAATGAGTTAATCAAATTTAATTAGTACCTTGGCAGCTCTTTCAATGTTTTGGTTGAAAGATATCAAGTGGTGATAAACAAAGCCACACAAAGATGTCGAAAACACGTTTCTATGTATATGTCTTAAACATCTGTGTATCTTATAAAAGTAATGGTTTAAAAAGGTGATTATGTATACCGAAAGTAAGCACGTGCGCCGTCTCTGTGTATGGGTGTTTTTGAATATCATCAAATACTGAAATACCACTGAACGGTAATTCATGACTCGATCCTCCTAAAaccttttcatttccattctcgGTTTATTCAAGGTAACAATATTCTGTCCTAACGTTTATTAAAATCGCCTCTATTTCTGCCTTTCCCAAGACACCCATTAATGAATTACATTACCCATtaaatctgtttatttgttttcttggtttcCAGAAAACTCATGAATGACTCCACCTTATTAACTTGAATTCTCCGTCTCTCCCAGGCAACCCTTTAACCTGCGGGTGCGACATTGCGTGGTTAATTGAAAACCCAAGGTTCATGAGCCAACTGGACCCTTATGCAGCTTGTGCCAACGGGACGCTACTCAGAGACCTCCAGCCCTCGTCCTTCGTAGGATGCTAAGAGCAACTTTTCAGAATTTGGGGTACGGCTATTTTGTAGCAATGACGTGCCATTTTGTCAGAATTGGGTGGATATGCTGTAGACATCATTTAATAACCTTTGCTTGGAGACacatttattatatgaatatatatactatatatatatataaatatatatatatatatatatatatatatatatattataaacacacatttatatatgctatcatatatgtatatatgtaatatatcgatatatattattactatttatatatatatattaatatggacatatataacaataataaataatcaatattaatataatatattaatataaatgccTGTACTAATTTCTATTTTCTACATACATTCGAACATGATTtgaaatatctattattatatatatatatatagatatattatatatatataaacactatataatataatatataacataatatatatataatataaatgctgTACTAATTTCTATTTTCTACATACATTCGAACATGATttgaaatatctattatattgtaCTTAAATATTACTGATGCTACAACTAGCTGACTCTCATTATGTACCAAATAAACATTTCAAGCAAATTCCTTCTGCAAACATTTCCATGCCCTTAACTAATACGGTGACACGCTCTTTCGACTTCCATGCAAATTCTGACCTGCTCTTAATCTATCTGTTATATTGGTGAGGaggaaaaaattgcaaaatataaaaatccaTAGCGTACATGCATACCGTTGTAAATTTCTACAGGTGATGCTGCTTCTGACTATATATGATTCCAATTCTCAACCTTGTATCTTATTCAACACCTGTGAGGTTTCATTCAGACCGGGAATTGGACAGAATTAGAACACCAGTATACTTAAAAGACCATGTTCCCAGGTTAAAGTCAGGATGACTGCATTAtataaattctaattttattgTGTAGTCCCACAAAATCAAGTTTTTTAAAGACAGTTTTTGGTGGTGTAACATCTTCGATGAGTAACAGGGACACCCAGCCATCTTctgttggagagagaggagagagaagagaaggagagagaaaggaaagtgagagaagacgagagagagtgaagaaggagagagagagaaacgacccTTTTACATACAGATATTATTGGTTAGAATTTTTCAAGTCGATATGctaaaaacacaaccaaataaACGATAGCGTCCACAGAGTTCAGCAGATAAAAAAATCGGAATGTTCGTACGAATTGCATCCAATTTCAGAGCATTTATGTCACACTTAACGGTCGTGTTATATCTAGAATGAATATTTTTGGGTCTGTGCAATGTCATTACCTGGTCGACGTTTCACAAGCCCTATCGGTATCGTTTTTGTCAAGCATTGCAACACTCCCTATGTGCTCGTGTACCCGATTAAGGCTCGGCTTATGCAAGAGGAGGCAAATTatgttgaaagttttttttttttttatcgcgacATGAAAATAGGATCCTCAGAAATATTAAAACCGATGACGACAAAAGTAGAATAGACCCGAGAACCTTATTAAAGGAGGAATAATCTCAAGTTGAGAAGAGATTCGGGAATATAAATAGATAACACTGTATAAGCTTATGATGAGAaacagcttcttcttctttttcttctgcttctccttcttcttcttcttcttcttcttattattattattaccttagtcttctttattattattgttatcataatcttttttaatattattattattattattattattattattattattattattattattatgacttttCATAATCTGAAGACATTCACGTGGAATAAGTATAAATGCAAGACAAGGTTCCGAAAGCATAAATAagcatctcaaaaaaaaaaaaaaaaaaacacgataacGATTATAAGCTCTACGGCTGCATGCCAAATATGAAAAAGTGGCAAAACTGCGTACTACGTTGCCTTTCGCAGTTAGACGTCACACGGCTAGCGAGAAGCAAGCCCTTCCCACAGTCTTACGGTTGACGGAATAATAGACTCTGATTCTCGACCTAGTCTTATGGGTAAATGTACAAAGGGCACCAGGAACGTTCTGGGTAATGACTAACAGAATGCTACCTCGCAATGTTTATTTTACCAAGAAAACGAGATTCCAAACTGTTCGAATCGGTTACGAAAGGGCTTTTTAGCTGAGATATTTCCAAAACCGTTACTGATCATATCGTTCACACCTAATGATAAACACGcgtaaaaattcatttaaatacCACCCTCTAAAATGTCCTTAACTCTCTCATGACaacttctcaatttatatttggTAAAAGGCATTTTTGATTTGCGGACAATTCTGAGCCAAATGACTGAAGGTATTTAAAAcagcttaaaagagagagagagagagagagagagagagagagagagagagaaggagagagagagagaggtgcctgaATGGCATCAGATGGTGAATTCATGAAAACGCCTGAATGGCATCAGATGGCAAATACATAACAAGTTGGTTTTACTGTCAAATGAAGAAAGCACAGAAAGAGACAATAGCCTTTCCGCTGCTTTCCTGCAATATAATTCTCAAAATCAATGTTGTTATGATACTTCTTCTTTAACTAAGCTTAAAGCTGACTGACAGACACATCACTTGGTAATATGATGCCAAACGCTTTCCGCAAGCTTTTTAAAATAAAGAGTACAGACTTACAATCttacacgttaaaaaaaaaatagggctaAGTGGAATTTTGGTTTTAAAAAGACTTACTCTTTTCGATGGTAATGAGACCGAGACGGGCTGAACAAGGAACAACTTCCTTAATGGATTTGTTAAGGAGACAACTTCAATCATTCAGGAAATGAAGATGAATGTAGAACAGACTAGTATGAAAGAATTAAATCCTACAGGCGTCTATCGCAAGGTTCTTGTGAGATATCCGAACCTGGCGTGAACAAAAAGAGGGTGATCATCTTCACGACGGAACTTAGGTGAAGCAGGGCATTTCgtattgttttcattatattctttaccatttttggatgtactGATAAACACGGGCGGAGCTCATTGGCAAAGTCCTGTCTCGCATTTGAAAGGTCCTAAGGACCGATATCAATCCTAGCCTGGCCCTCACCATCTGACCTAGTTCGATGAACGAATGATCACCAGCTGACCCAATTCGATGAATGAATGATCGCATATCTTCTGAAGGAATTTCACGAGGATAATGATGCAGTGCGCTTGTTAGATTGATATACGTACATGCTTGTTGAGAACATGGTCCTGCAATTCTACGGGAAAGGGCTGCTTAGTATTGACACACAACAGAGTACCGATACTTAAGTTCTGTATTTATACGTTTGAACTGTAacacatttctttttcatttaagttTGGAATGTACCTTGCTCTGATGCAATTTGATTTCTATAAAAGGATTATCATACCTCTGAAAATAACACGAAACTAAAATATTATTACATAAACTTCTCTGAAGTCGGACATATTACATTCTCAACATATCGACAGGTTCATTTGTCAATAAGCTATCCATTATCTCATATAATTATAAATGATGTCACCAGCATTCAAATCATGTCAGAAATCTGTCTCTACTTCTACAGTAAGATAAACAACTGCCAGGAGAATGAAAAGTAGGTAATAATGTAAAACGCTCGGAATCCTTCAATACTGGAGCTTAAGTGAGAAACAAAAGGTTTCGCTTGTATTCTCAGAAGGGGATGAAAACTTGAAGTAGGAActggctgaaaaaaaaacatcaacaaccctattttatttttcctttaaattagCAGAGTTCTTATTCATGTTTCAAAAGCTTTTGTGTAACTCCTGAAAGAGTTTCACTCGTTAAGAAATTCTGAGAAGCACACTTGAAGGATATTAAAATTCTTGAGATTACAAAAGTCCTTTCAGtcacttgtaaaaagaaaaaaatatattaacgcaTGCAAACTAGCTCCAGAACAGTTGGCGGAGATAATTACTTCAGACTTGCACTGTTTTACTGCGTCagtagataaaaagaaaagaaaaaaatgtaacactGAATGTAAGCACAACCCAATGCAAATCTCCAAATGGGAAAAAGTTAGGATGCATTTAGCTCGTATCCATGATTCACCTGGTAGGAAGCTGAATTTAGGAGAATGAATTAAATCAGCGCCGACGGAAGAACGTTCTCACTCCAAGCAGGATGAAATTAAACAGTAAATCAAACAGACAGATTTAATAAGCTGAAAGTGAAAGTTGGCAGTGCAAAGTGAGAGACTATTTCTATTAATCAGGGGCTACAAAAGAAGGGCAAAGTTAAGCCCTTTTGGAGGAAGAGGAATAATGCTGCCATGAACGATGGACTAAGAAATTCGCTCTCGCAGAAGCCACTGCCGACCGCATCAGTGAGGAGGCTGTAAATCGCTGAGTAGCGTTCCGTTAGCGCATGCGGCGTACGGGTCCAGCAACTTCATGAATTTGGGCTCCTGGATCAGCCAGTTAATGTCGCTGCCGCATTCCAAAGGGTTGCCTTAGGGAGCCAAAAGAATGAGCAGAtctcaatcaaaataaaatgacgtGAATCAAAGTACAAATAACAGTCGGTTACTGACACCAGTAAGATAATCGTCAGTATACTGATGGTTGGAACTTTAACAAACATGTTCTCTGACAGATGAAATTCCACGAGTCATCTTCAAATTGATTccaaataaagaaaagatatgttatattcaaataaaaaaaaccttactgGGAGGCAGAAAATTAATTATGGATCGATTACATCAAGATActgtattatttaaaattaactaagcccgtttctctctctctctctctctctctctctctctctctctctctctctctctctgtgaattttAATGAACAGTTCAAAAGCTCACCTATAAGGTACAGCCCAGCTCCTGCTTCGAGCACTGGTCTCCAAATGTCTTCTTCTACAGTCTTAAGAGAATTATAGTCTATGTCAAAAACTCGCGACACACCTGCAATGAAATCCCTTTTAATTAGATGAATCATAGCTGAAACGAGACCAACCTAATCTGATCATTACTTATCGTTTAAAAGATAAACCGATATTCGTATGGAAAAAGCCTAGGAATGCAATTGAGTATATGATTTAGGcataaggccaagcactgggaccgagaaagtcattcagcgctgtgatgacaatgactgaaaatggaaatataaataatgagtttcatggaaattatataaataatgagtttgaaATAGATACCCCAAAGATCGATTTTTAAAGCGGTAAAATCGAGACATTTCATTTCTAATGGAATTACAAGCTGCCATAAATATGATTTAGAAAATAATGTATCTGTATAAAATTACAGGATATTTCTATAAAATCCACAACCCTTTAAAATACTCATAACAAGGCCAACATCAATCTTGTCTCCTAAATTttcagggccactgacttgaatttaacataaaaaatacttCATGAATACTCTTAATAAGATAAAAAGTAAGAAGcaactatacacacatatatataatcggaAGAATAGAAGCGCAACAGGTGGTTGTCAAATCACACACCCAGAAATGAGCTTATTTGTGTTTACCTTTGAATGCCCCGACTTCTATAGTGTCGATGTGGTTGATGCCCAGATAGACATAGGCTCCTTCGCCGTGAAGTTCTATGAAATTCGTTGGAATGAAGGAGATGTTGTTCGAGAAGAGGGTCACGTAGTTCAGACTGGGTGAGCTTGCGAAGGTTCCTTAAAACACAATATAATATTGTGAAGGACTGAAATTAGATTACCACGATTATTGTTATCATCACTAATATGGTAATGCTGTAACTGACTCTTCAAGTATGAAATCTACTGAGAGCTATTTTACTCgtgtttttttagtttaattttgacatagcagaaacaacaacaatgataacaataataggttctcattatttagttatctattatTCCATGTTTACTTTAATTATGCCATTCCAGTATATGGCGCATTTCATAGCATTATATCAGTGATTCAAGTCGCTGCAACGACAGTTTACGTCCTATCAATCAACATGTCGAGCTCCTCACCAGAGAACACCTCGGATATTTCACAGCTTTGAAACATGGCATTCACAAGGCTGGGCAGATGCTGAAGTCCGTCTGCTGGGAAGGACATCAAGGGGTTCTTACTCAAGTCGAGGGTCTGGAGAGTCGCGGATCTGATGATGGGAAAAGAGGAGACGTTGTTGTACGTCATCTCGAGACTCAACAGCTTCTGGTAAGACTCGACTTCTTCAAAAGGGAAAGAACTGATCTCGTTGTTGAAGAGGTTGATCCCCTGCAGGGTCAAAGCGCTTCCGGTGAACGCCCCGGGTTCGACTTCTTCCAGGTAGCCTACCTTTATTTCAATGACCTGGAAGGTCAGGTCGCGAAAGATGCCCTTGCGAATCACCTTCAGGTTTGGGTTGTCGTAGATGCCAAAGAGATAGAAATC
This is a stretch of genomic DNA from Macrobrachium nipponense isolate FS-2020 chromosome 46, ASM1510439v2, whole genome shotgun sequence. It encodes these proteins:
- the LOC135214758 gene encoding oplophorus-luciferin 2-monooxygenase non-catalytic subunit-like, which produces MVKFVLLTFACTLVLVSVESKAEKICPDPVAIEPCTCKMENDDLFLDCSLVTSEEQLAEILGQPLPSYDFKSFSIFDNWNLRTIPTGTFGSLTFEEVQLKGGSIEVIEPGALLGSVHTLKKLSIFNHELWSFPFEEVELYMQLGSLKFDYNRLEELPALKSSTLYKLDLSRNPLASVHEDVLQGLPNLMAVSFEACELTAVLPGTFTRLPKLNTVNLYSNNITHIPSGLMELHGTDSYVYMGINSVATIDVGAILGVSHFFDLDFNDLTEVEEGVWRPMLERGTGIYLVGNPLTCGCDIAWLIENPRFMSQLDPYAACANGTLLRDLQPSSFVGC
- the LOC135214759 gene encoding oplophorus-luciferin 2-monooxygenase non-catalytic subunit-like; its protein translation is MLFSLSALVPLVMSCVNVQGETTPSCPDPTAISPCTCSLMSEDLHLDCSSVASEEELETALKAEFPSKDFYLFGIYDNPNLKVIRKGIFRDLTFQVIEIKVGYLEEVEPGAFTGSALTLQGINLFNNEISSFPFEEVESYQKLLSLEMTYNNVSSFPIIRSATLQTLDLSKNPLMSFPADGLQHLPSLVNAMFQSCEISEVFSGTFASSPSLNYVTLFSNNISFIPTNFIELHGEGAYVYLGINHIDTIEVGAFKGVSRVFDIDYNSLKTVEEDIWRPVLEAGAGLYLIGNPLECGSDINWLIQEPKFMKLLDPYAACANGTLLSDLQPPH